The following nucleotide sequence is from Paenibacillus andongensis.
GGCTATTACGTAATTCCACAGCGTAGCTTTCGCGCGGCCGAGCCCGAGCAGAATCGCATGAAGCGGAGCGTCGAAATAATGCAGGAAAAACATAGGCGCCAGTATCTTCAGAAGCAATCCTGCTTCCGGCGCATGATAGACAAGTGTCGTTAGTGGAGTTGCCCACTCGTACAGGATAACGGTCGCCGGCGCACCGATCAGGAGTCCCAAGTTCATAGCCTGATTCATCCGCTCATGTATGAGCAGACTGTTCTTGTTCGCCGCTGCCTCGCCAATCGCAGGAATGAGAGCGGTGGACAAGGACTGCGTGATAAAGCTTGGCATGAACAGCAGCGGATACGCATAGCCGGCCAGCATGCCGAATTGCTTCGTGGCTAACGCCGTGCCGATGCCGGCAAGCGCAAGGCTGGTTGTAATAAGAAGCGGCTGGAAGGTGCTGTATAACGAATGAATGACACCGTGCCCGGTCGTCGGCAGTCCAATCTGCAGCAGTTCGCCGAGTGTGCTTCTTCCTTGTTTCAGGTGGCTTGCCCAAGTCTCGCCCGGCATCTTCGATTCACCGTATAACTTGTAGCTTGTCACCAGGAAAAGGAGGCTGATCGCTTCGCTGACGACAGAGGCAGCCATTGCTCCGGCAGCCGCATAAGCGACGCCGTAAGGCAGCAATAGGTGGACCAGCGCAAGCACACAGGCGATTTGCACCGTATGCTCCAGCACATCGGAAGCGGCAATGGTCTTCATCTGCTGCATGCCGCGGAAATATCCCTTTAATACGGCGGAGACAGCGACGATCGGCGCGATCGGCGTAATCGCCAGCATCGCGTAATAAGCGCGTTGGTCGCTTAGGAGAATGGATGCGATCCACTCAGATCCAAGTAACGATAGGGTCGTTAGCGCTACGCTCAAGACGCCCGTGACAGCGAGTGAGACATGCAGGATGCGCCTCACTTTCATCCGTTCGCCGCGAGCGTGGGCCTCTGCGACTAGTTTTGAAATTGCCACCGGCAATCCAAGCTCCGTAATCGTAATGACGAGCGGGACGAGCGGATGCGCCATCATCAAGATACCGATTCCCTCTGCGCCCAGTACGCGAGCGATATACATGCCGCTGATAAAACCAAGGATACGGTTGATGAAAGCAGCGGCAGACAAGACCAGCGTACCTCTCATGAACGATTGCCCGTGTTGTGACATGACTTGTGTCCTCCTGTTTATCGAATACTTAAATGTATTCAAAAATAGGAAAAGCATGCGAACAAGCCGGTGTTGATGTCATTTTTGGACAAGCGATGGCGCATAGCGGCGCGGCTTTTTCTATTTAACATTTCTTCTCGGCGATAGTGTTCTATTGTTTGTTCTTGCCCATTTTTAGGATAAATATGACTTTCTTGAATATAGCTGCCCTCTTCATTCGCTTAGCATGTCGAGGACGGTCAATGTTTTATATGATTTGTACGAAGATATCGACTCTGATTAACATAGTTGTTGCACACCTTTGAACCACACGGATTTGATCGACAAGGTATCCGAGATGTTGGTTGTCGGATCACCGTTTACTAGTATAAGGTCAGCGCGCGCACCTTCGGCAATTTGACCGCGATCGTTAAGACCAAAGCGACGGGCCGGTTTCGAAGTAGCGGCCTGAAGCGCTTCTATCGGAGTGAACCCGGCCATAACTAGCAATTGCATTTCATGATGGACACTGGCTCCATGAGCAAGGCCGCCAAGATTCGGAACGGGAACGGGGGCGACATCCGTCCCGACCAGAATATCCACACCGGCACGGTGAAGATCCATCACATTTTTAAAGCTATTCTCCATATTGCCTTGCGGGAATGTATTGAAGCTAGAGTTCAAAATATCGATCCATTCGGGACTTAATTTCGAATAAACACGCGAATCATTCGCCAATTCCGATGCCGGATTCCCAAGAATAGATGAGTTTAATACCAAGCACGGTGTAACAAACACGCCTGAATCGGCTATGAATTTCACCAACTCGGACGTGTATTCGGGCCTGTCGATAAACAAGTGGGCCAATCCGTCGACTCCAAGATCGATGGCGGTTTTCGAAGAATGAGCCGTCAAGACGTGGGCGATGACGATTTTATCGAACGTATGGGCTTCTGCCACGGCTGCTTTTAGAATCTCGTCGCTTAAAACAGGCAGTCCAGGGGCACCCATGACCGTCCCTTCTTCAATCATGATTTTAATATAGTCAGCGCCATTCTCCACTTGAGTATGCACATGTTTGATCGCTTCTTCCACAGTCGTCACTTGGGGCACTTCTTCGTGATCGTGAGCGTAAGCGGCTAGCATAGCTTCCCGGTCTTCCTCCGATAACTTCTCCAATTCTTTTAATACGAATTCCGGAATCTCATCCCCATCTGGCAGCAATTCATCCGGATGACCACCTGGAGCGGTGATCGCCGTGCCTGCAGAACGGACATCGGCGACGTCATCCACATTTTTCAACTGGATCGCGCGCCCTCTTCCCGTAAAATCGCCGTTCATTTCGAGTTCTGTCGTAACGCCAAATTTTAAAGCATCTCGTAATCCACCGATTGAAGTATGAACATGCGCATCAATCAGGCCGGGCAATAATGTCGCATTCTCAGCATCGATGATCGTTGCATTCGCCGGAATGTCACCGCCAACCGCAATAATGGTTTCCCCTTTGATGACAACATTCCTTGACTCGATCACTTTTTCTCCATCAAAAATACGTACATTCGTAATCGCCGTAACTTTTTCTAACGCAGAGCCTTGAGTTACATTCTTCATTTCGATTCCTCCTTAGTGTTCAGTTCGTAACACTTCGTAGTTTAACTGTTAGGAAACTAACTGTCAATAAACTAAGTTTTATTTGACAAACAAGGTTAGATTTCTATATAGTTTATTTACTTACAGTTAGACTTCTAACAATTCGAGGAGGTATGATCATGAAACCCCTAAAGGATACGCCTTATCTGGATTTGTTTCAGATTATCGGCCTTAAGTTAAAGAAAAGAGCGGACGAGAGCATAAAAGAGTTGGGGTTAAATGCTCAACAAGGAAAAATAATTGGCTATATCTACGAGAATCAAGAAAATGATCTAATTCAGAAGGATCTTGCCGATCGGTTTCATCTGCGTGGGGCCAGCATTACAAGCATGCTTCAAGGTCTTGAGCAAAAAGGGTTTATCGAGCGCAAAATCCCGGCCAATAATGAACGGCAAAAAAATATTTATGTTTTGCCAAAAGCCATTGAATTGATTGAAGCCTTTAACGACTCTTTCCAAAAAGTGGAGGATGAAATCGTTCAAGCCCTTACCGAAGAGGAAAAGCAAATCTTAAAGGAAACGTTGATTAAAATTAATGAACGCTTATAATGGCGGGTAAAATCTACCCGACGGCTGCTTTCGAAGAAAATACCGAAACAGCAAGGGATAAGTGATTACAGGAAATCAAATAATCATTGAACTAACGAAGACGCTAGCACAACAATAAGTAACAAAGATTAAACCCTCCCAGTTCTAGCAAAGCTAGAGATACCTTATACTTGGGAGGGTTTTATTATGACTTTAAAGGAATTAAATCAATTACAATCAGCTTATTCAAATTAAGGAGGAGTTCAATCCGAACACTGTGGCAGCTGGTCAGAATGATCGGCTGCTTCTTCGTTGAACTAAAGGGCAGGATACTGTTGCAATGTATCATTATAGCTGAATTATGGTATTATTGAAAAAAAACCTATTTTCTTTTACTAAGTGAGACCCCACTTTATTTCAGAAAGGGAGACCATAATTTGATTTATTATGCTATTGTATTATTCGTCTTGTTAATTGATCAATATTCCAAATGGATTATTAGGAATAACCTTAGTTTGAATGAATCCTATCCTATGATTGGAGATGTCCTTCAAATCACTTCAATACGTAACAGTGGAGCTGCTTATGGTATTTTAGAGGGGGAACATTGGTTTTTTATTGCAATAACGGTCATTATGATAGGTGGTATTTTGTGGTACATTCGCAAAGTGTTGAAAGAAAAAAAGAAAATCTTAGCAATTGCAAGCTGTTTTATTTTAGGTGGAGCGATCGGGAATTTTACGGATCGAATATTTTACGGTAAAGTGGTAGATTTCATTCAATTTAATTTTCATTTTACAATTTTCGGACATTTGTTTTATCCGCTTCAGATTTTTAACATAGCAGATTCAGCTATTTTTTTTGGTGTTGTACTTATTTTAATCAATGCTTCTTTTGAATGGATGAAAGAGAAAAAAGTTAAGAAAGCCTATTAATTAAAGCTCCCTCGGTATGATTTGATTTCCTCACGCAAGCTCGTCTATTCGCAGGATTTCATCCTTTAGATATCAATGATGAATGAAAGATAGCGAGACATATTAGGATGTGTCGTTAAAAAGGCATGCGGGAACAGAGGTGGAGTTGAATCACCCAATTCATTCCAAATGCTGCACGTATTCTCCACGATGCCCTTAGCGATTTTCACTCCCATGTCTCAACGGGTCAAGCGCCCTATCATTCCTTCGTTACATCTATCTAAGGGGTGGAGGTCGGTCTTTCTAACGGAACAGGTCAGAGCCTTTTTGCGTAATGTATCCCGATACTCCGTGCTTTCTTTGTCTCCTGCGAATACGCCAACTTGCGTGAGATAAGGTTTATTTTAAGCTGCTAATACAAAGATTTTATCGCGGTTGTAAGCTTCATCACTACGAGCCATTCCTACTAAGAGTCGAGCTAGCTTTCCACATAGCTTCATGATAGACTTCATCTTTTTAAGCTTTTTCACCTGAACATTGTAGTGGTGTATGGCTTTAAATTCTTGGTTACTCATGACCATGCACATCGTAATTAAATAAAGAAAGTGACGCAGACGTGGACGACCTCGTTTGCTGAGCTTCAGTTGTCCCTTCCATTTCCCAGAGCTTGCTTCGGTTATATTAAGTCCTGCGTGACGGAGTAGAGCGTTCCCGTGCGCATAACCTCTAAGATCCCCAGACTCTCCTAAAACACCAGCTAGAGCAATTGGACTTATTCCAGTAATGGCAAGCATTTTTCCTGAATAGGGGATACGTTCAACAACGTCTTTGGCTTCTTTTTCTATCCTCTGCAGTTGTTTAGTGGCTAAGTCATGCTCCTCAAGGAGCTGCTCTAGATGGAGTTTGTAAGCATGTGTTGCCTGCTTAGATCCAATAGTTTTCTTGGCAAGATCGATGAGTAGATGAGCTCTACGCACACCAGAATGCCGCTTCATTGATTTCTGCCATCCTTTAATTACATCGTCAGGACTTAGTTTACATAGCTCAGCCGGGAGCGGAAAAAGCCGAAGGGTTAACAATGCACCCTTGCAAGTTAAGATTTTAAAGACTTGTCTCAGTTCAGGGAAGACAATGTCGACCCAGCGGTGGATCTGGTTAACGGCACTTACGAGTCGTTTAACGACCGTTTCTCGGTTAGCCATAAGCACTCGCAGCTCCGCGTATTCGGAAGAATGGAAGCGGACAGGGGAGTAGTAGCCGTTTTTCACCATGTCGGCAATAACTAAAGCATCTTTTTTGTCGCTTTTAGAGCGTGTATTGTCGCGGTTTTCTTTATTCTTTTTAACTAGGTGAGGATTAACAAGTACGGCTTCAATGGCTTTGTTTTTGAGCCACCCGGCAAGGCTTAGCCAGTAATGGCCAGTGGGTTCCATACCAACGATAACTTGAGATAATTTAAATGAAGCTAACAAGTCGCGAATCCAACGGTCGAGGGACTTGAATCCATCCTCGTCATTACTAAACACTAAAGGATTACCGAGAGCGACACCTCGAAAGTTAACCGCTCTGGCAACATGGGCCTCCTGAGCAATGTCTACACCAACAACAATATGATTAAAGGTAATGTTTTCAATGAGTTGATTTTGCTTATCTTGTGATTTAAACTTCATAGTAGAGCGTCCTCCTGGATGATGGAATTAAAGGGCTTTTGACCCGTAGCGTACTTCCATCGTACAGAGGTGCTCCTTTTTTTACAAAGCTGAAATTTATCCATCTACAGGAATCTAACGGGGAACGATAGTGGAATAGCGGTTGCTGCGGCAGCCGTTTTTTTTCATGCAACGAATAACTTAGCGTACGAATTTTCCGTTTCGTGAGAAAGACCCCATGAAAGAAACCCGGCGCGTTCCTCCAAATCCCCCTAGTACCTCTGGAAATTATGGCCGTAGTAGGGTTCGTAGCCATGTGATGTTCTCCTTTACGTTTATTCATTTCCAAAAATACAAAAACGCTACAGACAAGAGTATGTCAGTAGCGTTTTAATATTTTTTCAGCCTCCTCACAGATCCGATCTAGGAGTGCTTCAGGCTCTAATACCATCACATAAGGGACGGGCAGGATAGCGGAATAAAACGCTTGATACTATTGGGTAATTATGGTGTAATAATCACAAACATATGTTCTTGATATGGACATACACAGCAATTTCTATAGAAACTTAATGGGTGATTATGATGAAACTAGAACGGTTAATATCGATTACTTATGCGCTTTTAAATAACGAAGTCATTTCTGCTTCAGAGCTTGCGAACAAATATCGTGTATCCCAACGAACCATTTACCGTGATATCGAGGCTATTTGTGCGGCTGGAATCCCTGTCGTATCCTTTCAAGGCGTCAACGGCGGATATGGGATTATTAAAGAATATAAAATGGAGAAAAGTTTATTGCACGCAAGCGACATTGAGTCATTAATCACGCTTCTTCAAAGCACGGCAACGGTGTTCAAGGATGACCGAGCAACGGAGACTATACATAGGCTTCAGACCATTCAAAGCGATAAGATGCCAAGCTTGACCATGGATCTTGGAAGCTGGCGAGCCAACAACGCAACTCTCCATACTCTTCGAGCAGCCATAACGGCTCGCCATGTCATTCGTTTTGAATACATGAATTCTAAGAATGAGAGAGTCAATAGGATAGTTGAACCAGTCAGCCTTCTGTTTAAATATTATTCTTGGTATTTACATGGGTACTGTAGGGCTCGTAACGATTATCGTGTATTTAAACTTACAAGAATGTTAGATTTGGTTACTTTGCCTGAATTATACCAGCGTAGCCAACCAGCACTTCTACAAGATATTTCTTTGGACTATCAGAAAGAAGAAATCGTGGGTGCTGTTCTTCATTTCTCAGGCAGATCCTTGGCACATGCCCTGGATTGTTTTTACGCGGAGGATAAATATTTCAATGAAGATGGCACGCTTACGGTTACCATTACCAATCCTTCTGAAGTTGAATGGTTGGTTGAAACGATTTTAAGTTTTGGTGAAGATGTGGAGGTTCTTGAACCACTCGCGTTAAGGCAATTGCTCAAAGATAAGATTGAAAAAATGTTAAATCGATATCTTCAAGTATGACAGACTGTTGTCATACTTTTTTTATTATAATGAGCTCAATGAGAAGGCAAGTCAGCTTTTCAAGGAACTGGAGGTACATACCATGAACAATTATTCATATTTTTTTGAGGAAAAGATAAGAGAACATAATCAGGAGCTCAAAGATATTGAAAGTAACGCCTGGAAGTGGGCTCGATCTGTCTCGAAGAAATCAAAACCCACATTTCTATCTGTCATTTTGGCACTAATCGGACTAAAATGATGAACGGCACCTCCTCAAATTATATGGAGGTGTTTTTTTTTTGCTTGGTTTTATTCAGCACCAACCTCTCTCAGGCCAATCTTCCGAATAAATCTTTGGACCTGGCCATTCACTTGCACTGGCTGCTCCGGAAAATGTTAGTACCATACAGACTACCAAAAACCCAGTAATAAAACCTAATCTTAATTTTCTCATCAATAGTTGTCTCCTTTTTTTTTGTTTATTAAGCGAAAATCCTTGAAAAACATATTTTAACAGAGATTGGTAATATTTTACTAGTGTTAAATGGACCAATACTTTATGCCCTCAAATAAATGAGATATCTTTTACATGTGGTAAAAATTACCTATATCTGATGAATTCACTGATTAGACCAGATGATTGGTTGACCCTTCTCAACGAAAGGGCAGTTATGCGTGGTTTGTCATCGCTAAAAAGCAATGTAAAAAAAATTTACTTCCTTTGTCGATTCCTCCATGGTTTACTCGTCGTATTCATAGAAGGATAAATTCAAGTGGAAAGGTTGTTGAAATTTATCGGTAGATAAATTCGGTGTCACGTGGATGATTACCAAACAGTAAGCAACGCTTTTTATAATCAAAGGTGACTCAATTAAAAAGGAGAGATGGAAGATGACAAGAACAATTTCTAAAGGCCGGCTATGGACGGCAAGAGTGATGAGCGGAATAGCCATTTTATTTATGCTGCTTGACAGTGTCATGAAATTATTTAAACCTGCGTTTGTTGTCGATGCTACCGTATCACTTGGTTATCAGGAACATCATATTTATTGGATGGGCATACTCGGACTTCTTTCTACTATTCTTTATGCATTACCTCGTACTACAATCTTAGGTGCAGTGTTGTTGACCGGTTATTTTGGCGGCGTGATTGCGACACAGGTTCGTCTAGATGCCCCACTTTTTTCTACGATCCTGTTTCCCGTATATCTTGCAGTGTTGGTTTGGGGAGGCCTTTGGTTGAGGAATGAGCAAGTGCGCAAATTATTTTATTTGCAAAAATAGATGAGAGACTCTTAGTCTAATCATTATTCATCATGTTTCACACAAAGCCGGCAGCGTCCCTCAGGATGCTGCTTTTTTTATTTTCTCAGCAAAACTCGGGTCGATGATCACACACAATACGATGATGAAAGTAATTTCTTCACTTAAGCATGGAGTTAAATTGAACGAAATCGGAAGGATTATTGAAATCGAGGCTACAAAAGGCGGCTATAATGTTATATGAGCACACCATAATTATTATAAAGAATCACCCGATCATCGTGACTGTAGCATAGACCATCAGCATAACTACCAATTGAAGGCTGCAAGCATAATAGGCGGCCTTTCGCTCACCTAACGGATCTTCCCAGCAGAGTAACACATCCGCTTCACCTACAATATGATGAGACTAGAAATCTAAAGAGGTGAGCCAATGGCAGTCGTAAAAGCCAGGAAACAGGATATTGATATGTTGGCAAGGTTGCTTCGAGCTGAAGCTGAAACCGAAGGCGAAATGGGTATGGTCCTTGTTGGAAATGTTGGCATTAACCGAATAAGAGCGAATTGCTCCGATTTTAAAGGAATCCGGACAATTCCCCAAATGATCAACCAGCCGCATGCGTTTGAAGCGTTGCAACATGGTTTGTACTATCAAAACGCAAGAGAGAGGGAACGCCGTCTGGCGCGACGGGCTGTGAATGGGGAGCGGAATTGGCCAGCCAAATTCTCCCTATGGTATTTCCGTCCAGGAACGTTCGAAAATCCCGGACCATGTCCGCCAACTTGGTATAATCAACCGCTCGTAGGACGATGGAAGAAGCACTGTTTTTATCAACCGACCGCGAAAGAATGTGAAAGTGTATATACTACGTTTTAATTTTATGAACGAAAAGAGATCAGGATCTCTTAGCCTGACTTGTCACGGCCATTATTCAGAATGGGGATAGACTTGGTCAATGACGCCATGTAAGTTCTTGTCTTTTTCACAAGACAAGAACTTACATCCTTTGCCGATACTGCACAAGAATATATATCCTTTGCCGAAATAAATAAGGACAAGAACTTTGCTGTGGTAGAATAAATAAAAAAGGACTTGCATGACGGACAGCGGGGGAACAGATCATGAATAAAACCGATCGGCAGCTCGCCATAATGCTTGAGCTACAACGGAGCAAGGTATTGAGAGCGGAGGATCTTGCGTCTCTATTTGAGACAAGCGTGCGGACCATTTATCGAGACATACAAGCTCTGAGCGAAATGGGTGTTCCGATTCTTGGGGCTCCCGGACAGGGTTATTCCCTAATGGAAGGATATTTTCTTCCACCGGTCGGGTTTTCTGCTGAAGAGGCCGTAACCTTGCTTATGGGTACAGACTTTATCGAGCAGCGGTTGGATGGTGATTATGGAAGTGTAGCTAAGGCGGCTCGACGCAAAATTGAAGCTATCCTGCCGGAACCAGTGCGCGGCGAGTCGACGCGCGTTCGGGAAACGATGCGGCTTCTTCAGGCTGGCGAGCCGGTAACCAGCTGGAGGGAAAAGGACTATCTCGGACAAGCGAGGCGGGCAATTATGGAACGCCGCAAATTACGTATGACGTATCTGAAAAAAATGCCGGAAACGGACGGCAATCGGAAGAGCACGCGTGAGGTCGCACCATACGGATTGGTGCTTGTTCAGGGAAATTGGATTTTGATTGCACGTTGCGACTTGCGGCAGGAAATTCGGCATTTCCGGTTGTCGCGGATGACGGGGCTTACCGTATTGGAGGATCGCTTTCTCATTCCACATGGGTTTAACCTTAACAACTACCGCCAGCCGGATGACCGTAACGAGCGGGTGCTTGTTCGGGCTAATCCCGAGATTGCGGACAAAATCGCTGAGACTTGTCATTTTTATATGGAATCGACTGAGGAGCGGAAGGAAGGTCTTTTAGTCAATTTTCTTGTCCGTCAGCCGGAGGAGCTGCTGCCTTATATCCTCGGCTGGGGTGGGGATGTCGAGGTGTTGGAACCGGAGTCTTTCCGACATCGGATTCGGGAAGAGGCCGAAAAAATTTTAAAACGCTACTGACACGCAGTTGTCAGTAGCGTTTTGTTATATTGGGATTATATCCAAGAATGAATAATGAGGAGTTGTTTGATTCATGAGAAGTACAGCGGAAGCATTGCAGGCATTTGAGACGATAGTAGGACGTTATTTGATCGAACTGGAAAGCCTCGATATGGAGCAGCTGATACAAAAACCGAACGAGGAGGAATGGTCGATTGGTCAAATGTATATGCATTTGATTCAATCGGCGCAATTCATGCATTTACACAATGTCGATCAATGTTTGGCTGGAAGTGAAGCAACAGTAGACGCTATGGAGGAAAAAACGGAGAGGGGCAAGGAAGCCTTCGAACTAGAAAGTTTTCCGCCCGTTCAGATTCGAGTCCCTGCTTCACCGCACTACACCCCGAAACAGCCGGAGAGCAAAGAGCAGCTGACGGAAGGTTTTCGTGGTGTAGTGGAACGGATGAAACGTACTGAATCCGATTTGAGTAAAGTGCCCGAAAGCAAAAAGATTCTTCATCCCGGATTCGGCGCACTAAACGCCAATGAGTGGTTTTTGCTTATAGAAATGCATTACAGGCACCATCTCTTGCAGCTGGAGCGTTTGAAAAATTTATTAGGAAATAACGCATAAATGACTATGAAAGAAGGGGTCGAGGCGATGCAGAGTGTTATTGGCCAGCAAAGCCGCTATTGGATTGGCGTTGTGTCTGCTTCTCATGTGAAACGGGGGGTGCAGGGTGGTTTCGCTCAGCTATGCCATGGCAAGGCAGCGCCCTTGCGCCGTATGAGTCGTCACGATTGGCTGATCTACTACTCTCCACGAACGGACATGTCAAAGGGAGAGTCGCTCCAAGCATTTACAGCTATTGGACAGGTTACCGACGACAAAGTCTACGAATATCAGATGTCTGAATCTTTTGTGCCATTCCGTCGGGATATCCGCTATATTCCATGTCGAGAAGTAAAGATTGCCGATCTATTGGAGCAGCTTACCTTCACACGCGGGAATCGCAACTGGGGATATTCCTTCCGTTATGGTCATTTCGAGATCGAATACGAAGATTTCCTGACAATCGCTGGCTTAATGCTGGGCAACACGGGAGACATGGAACATACTCCCTATCTTCCAATTTTAAGCTGAACACCCAACCGCATCGTAAATCCGGTAAGCAGCTAAGTAGTGTCTTCATACTTGTTATAAAAGCCAACTAACGACTTTCTCGTAGTTGGCTTTTATACCATTTTCCCTTATAAGGGATTTGAACCAGCCTTACTCATTTCGTCGAGCATACGTTTTCGAACGATCATGGGGTCGAGATCGGGAGAGGAGATATGTTTCACATAGTGTGAGGCACTATTTTCTATTTGGTCATCCATCGCCTTGACAGCACCATAAAATTTATAATGCGGTAGAAAAGTCATGCCAATTTGATTGGCAAATGCTTGAAAGGGTCGGATCAGTTCGCTGATTGTATAGCCAATCAAGCCACCCGACTGGTAGGACGATTCATCGCCTCCAATCGACATGGCAAGGACTAGTTCTTTCCCCGCAACGGCTTTACCGCCGGCTCCGAACAGCCAGGATGTCGTAAACACGTCATCGAGCCATTGCTTGAGTAAAGCCGGCATACTGTACCACTGGATTGGAAATTGAAATACAATGCGGTCATGACTTGCGAGGAGGTCTTGTTCATTCTCCGCGTTGATTTCATAATCGGGGTATGCTTTATATAGTTCTTGAACGGTAATTTGATCGGGATTTCCACGCAATTCCGCCAACCATCGTTTATTTACGCGTGACTGTTCGATGTTCGGATGAGCTGCAATGACCAGAATTCTCATAAAATTCCTCCCTTTTTTTCGGCTTCAATGGTCTCTTTCATAACCTCTGCTGCGCGATTTACACGTGTTTGAATCCCAATGGTGAGATGCTCTGGAAGAAAATCGGTTATCCAGACGAGCTTGGCGCCACTGTCGCCATGGGGAAAGACTTGGAAGGAAGCATGATGATGCAGCAGTGGCATGCTTCCTTCTTGTACCGCGTAAGCCATTCGACGTTTCCGTTCATCGATGGAAACGATGAACTCGCGTACCATGCCGCCATTTGGCAGGATGAGT
It contains:
- a CDS encoding amidohydrolase family protein; amino-acid sequence: MKNVTQGSALEKVTAITNVRIFDGEKVIESRNVVIKGETIIAVGGDIPANATIIDAENATLLPGLIDAHVHTSIGGLRDALKFGVTTELEMNGDFTGRGRAIQLKNVDDVADVRSAGTAITAPGGHPDELLPDGDEIPEFVLKELEKLSEEDREAMLAAYAHDHEEVPQVTTVEEAIKHVHTQVENGADYIKIMIEEGTVMGAPGLPVLSDEILKAAVAEAHTFDKIVIAHVLTAHSSKTAIDLGVDGLAHLFIDRPEYTSELVKFIADSGVFVTPCLVLNSSILGNPASELANDSRVYSKLSPEWIDILNSSFNTFPQGNMENSFKNVMDLHRAGVDILVGTDVAPVPVPNLGGLAHGASVHHEMQLLVMAGFTPIEALQAATSKPARRFGLNDRGQIAEGARADLILVNGDPTTNISDTLSIKSVWFKGVQQLC
- the lspA gene encoding signal peptidase II; translated protein: MIYYAIVLFVLLIDQYSKWIIRNNLSLNESYPMIGDVLQITSIRNSGAAYGILEGEHWFFIAITVIMIGGILWYIRKVLKEKKKILAIASCFILGGAIGNFTDRIFYGKVVDFIQFNFHFTIFGHLFYPLQIFNIADSAIFFGVVLILINASFEWMKEKKVKKAY
- a CDS encoding helix-turn-helix transcriptional regulator; translated protein: MNKTDRQLAIMLELQRSKVLRAEDLASLFETSVRTIYRDIQALSEMGVPILGAPGQGYSLMEGYFLPPVGFSAEEAVTLLMGTDFIEQRLDGDYGSVAKAARRKIEAILPEPVRGESTRVRETMRLLQAGEPVTSWREKDYLGQARRAIMERRKLRMTYLKKMPETDGNRKSTREVAPYGLVLVQGNWILIARCDLRQEIRHFRLSRMTGLTVLEDRFLIPHGFNLNNYRQPDDRNERVLVRANPEIADKIAETCHFYMESTEERKEGLLVNFLVRQPEELLPYILGWGGDVEVLEPESFRHRIREEAEKILKRY
- the spoVB gene encoding stage V sporulation protein B — protein: MSQHGQSFMRGTLVLSAAAFINRILGFISGMYIARVLGAEGIGILMMAHPLVPLVITITELGLPVAISKLVAEAHARGERMKVRRILHVSLAVTGVLSVALTTLSLLGSEWIASILLSDQRAYYAMLAITPIAPIVAVSAVLKGYFRGMQQMKTIAASDVLEHTVQIACVLALVHLLLPYGVAYAAAGAMAASVVSEAISLLFLVTSYKLYGESKMPGETWASHLKQGRSTLGELLQIGLPTTGHGVIHSLYSTFQPLLITTSLALAGIGTALATKQFGMLAGYAYPLLFMPSFITQSLSTALIPAIGEAAANKNSLLIHERMNQAMNLGLLIGAPATVILYEWATPLTTLVYHAPEAGLLLKILAPMFFLHYFDAPLHAILLGLGRAKATLWNYVIATVFKSVSIFVFGSQFGIIGVAYGIGIGIVMQTLLNFFSISSSIGFYWSIRPYVKVGICMMLMAICGHWTYNYAASQGIPQLWCVITSIVCALFLYFAALVLTGTLNWKSTRHRFSIPW
- a CDS encoding DoxX family protein; protein product: MTRTISKGRLWTARVMSGIAILFMLLDSVMKLFKPAFVVDATVSLGYQEHHIYWMGILGLLSTILYALPRTTILGAVLLTGYFGGVIATQVRLDAPLFSTILFPVYLAVLVWGGLWLRNEQVRKLFYLQK
- a CDS encoding cell wall hydrolase encodes the protein MAVVKARKQDIDMLARLLRAEAETEGEMGMVLVGNVGINRIRANCSDFKGIRTIPQMINQPHAFEALQHGLYYQNARERERRLARRAVNGERNWPAKFSLWYFRPGTFENPGPCPPTWYNQPLVGRWKKHCFYQPTAKECESVYTTF
- a CDS encoding MarR family winged helix-turn-helix transcriptional regulator, which encodes MKPLKDTPYLDLFQIIGLKLKKRADESIKELGLNAQQGKIIGYIYENQENDLIQKDLADRFHLRGASITSMLQGLEQKGFIERKIPANNERQKNIYVLPKAIELIEAFNDSFQKVEDEIVQALTEEEKQILKETLIKINERL
- a CDS encoding helix-turn-helix transcriptional regulator, whose protein sequence is MMKLERLISITYALLNNEVISASELANKYRVSQRTIYRDIEAICAAGIPVVSFQGVNGGYGIIKEYKMEKSLLHASDIESLITLLQSTATVFKDDRATETIHRLQTIQSDKMPSLTMDLGSWRANNATLHTLRAAITARHVIRFEYMNSKNERVNRIVEPVSLLFKYYSWYLHGYCRARNDYRVFKLTRMLDLVTLPELYQRSQPALLQDISLDYQKEEIVGAVLHFSGRSLAHALDCFYAEDKYFNEDGTLTVTITNPSEVEWLVETILSFGEDVEVLEPLALRQLLKDKIEKMLNRYLQV
- a CDS encoding IS110 family transposase; the encoded protein is MKFKSQDKQNQLIENITFNHIVVGVDIAQEAHVARAVNFRGVALGNPLVFSNDEDGFKSLDRWIRDLLASFKLSQVIVGMEPTGHYWLSLAGWLKNKAIEAVLVNPHLVKKNKENRDNTRSKSDKKDALVIADMVKNGYYSPVRFHSSEYAELRVLMANRETVVKRLVSAVNQIHRWVDIVFPELRQVFKILTCKGALLTLRLFPLPAELCKLSPDDVIKGWQKSMKRHSGVRRAHLLIDLAKKTIGSKQATHAYKLHLEQLLEEHDLATKQLQRIEKEAKDVVERIPYSGKMLAITGISPIALAGVLGESGDLRGYAHGNALLRHAGLNITEASSGKWKGQLKLSKRGRPRLRHFLYLITMCMVMSNQEFKAIHHYNVQVKKLKKMKSIMKLCGKLARLLVGMARSDEAYNRDKIFVLAA